Proteins from a single region of Ziziphus jujuba cultivar Dongzao chromosome 1, ASM3175591v1:
- the LOC107404427 gene encoding protein JINGUBANG: protein MEFHGQRNVWGFMDEERKSINLPRRLSFGNQQSTQEPSVQFASARPSVASATSPLRPISPAETPWTLSPVRTSPKQPLLYHCIASLHRHQGKIFSITLTNDFIFTGSESSRIHAWKQPDCTEIGYIKATCGQVRAILAHGKFLFTTHGDFRIRIWDVSSSAENFQPKKIKTLPKRKPFLSFSKKSTQLHKDHISCVAYNPEDRLLYTGSRDKTVKAWKINENRCVDSFVAHEGIVNAIVINQEDGCVFTCSSDGSVKIWRRVFGESTHILTITLKFQLSPVNALALSLSPTTCLLYSGSSDGLVNFWEKEKMSGRYNHGGFMQGHHFAVLCLVAIEELVFSGSEDATIRVWRREEGNCFHTCLSVIEGHHGPVRCLAVSLETENVVKGLLVYSASLDQTFKVWRVKVFPSEKENMDEPAIDEQGEILECETSPVLSPSWVEKKLQTSASSRWQKQLIDHVNLV, encoded by the coding sequence ATGGAATTCCATGGTCAGAGAAACGTATGGGGTTTTATGgatgaagaaagaaagagtaTCAATTTACCTCGGAGACTCTCTTTTGGTAACCAACAGAGTACACAAGAACCATCTGTTCAGTTTGCTTCTGCAAGACCATCTGTTGCATCTGCAACATCCCCATTAAGGCCTATAAGTCCGGCAGAGACGCCATGGACACTCTCTCCTGTCCGCACTTCACCTAAACAGCCTCTTCTTTACCATTGTATAGCCTCACTCCACCGCCATCAAGGTAAAATTTTCTCCATCACACTCACTAATGACTTTATATTCACTGGCTCTGAAAGTAGCCGTATTCATGCATGGAAGCAACCAGATTGCACTGAAATAGGTTATATAAAGGCCACTTGTGGTCAAGTCCGAGCCATCTTAGCCCATGGAAAATTTCTGTTCACCACTCATGGTGACTTCAGAATTCGTATTTGGGATGTGTCCTCATCTGCAGAGAATTTTCAACCAAAGAAGATTAAAACCTTACCTAAAAGGAAACCATTCTTGTCTTTCTCAAAAAAGAGCACCCAACTACACAAAGATCATATCTCTTGCGTAGCCTACAACCCTGAAGACAGGCTTCTCTACACAGGATCAAGGGACAAAACAGTTAAGGCTTGGAAGATCAACGAAAACCGATGTGTGGATTCATTTGTGGCTCATGAAGGTATTGTTAATGCAATTGTTATCAACCAAGAAGATGGATGTGTTTTCACTTGTTCCTCTGATGGTTCAGTGAAAATATGGAGAAGGGTTTTCGGAGAAAGTACCCACATCCTAACCATAACCCTGAAGTTCCAGCTCTCTCCAGTCAATGCATTGGCATTGAGCTTGTCACCAACTACATGCCTTCTCTACTCTGGTTCATCAGATGGGCTCGTAAACTTTTGGGAGAAGGAGAAGATGTCAGGGAGATATAACCACGGAGGGTTTATGCAAGGCCATCATTTTGCTGTTCTTTGTTTGGTAGCCATTGAAGAATTAGTCTTCAGCGGCTCCGAGGATGCTACTATACGGGTATGGAGGAGGGAGGAAGGAAACTGCTTTCATACTTGTCTTTCAGTCATAGAAGGTCATCATGGACCAGTGAGATGCTTAGCAGTTTCTCTGGAAACGGAGAATGTGGTAAAAGGCTTGTTGGTTTACAGTGCAAGTCTGGACCAAACTTTTAAGGTATGGAGGGTTAAAGTTTTTCCCAGCGAAAAGGAAAACATGGATGAGCCTGCAATAGATGAACAGGGAGAAATTCTGGAGTGCGAGACAAGCCCCGTGTTGTCGCCCTCTTGGGTAGAGAAAAAGCTTCAGACAAGCGCTTCCAGTAGATGGCAGAAACAGCTTATAGACCATGTAAACTTGGTTTAG